A stretch of Cyanobacterium sp. HL-69 DNA encodes these proteins:
- a CDS encoding two component signal transductions sytem response regulator with GGDEF domain, with product MTFDELSTENDLIGSILIVDDQPANLRVLATMLKGKKYKVKKAQDGETALMAALSNPPDLILLDILMPIMHGYEVCQKLKSNPLTQHIPVIFISALNDVFDKIKAFEIGAVDYITKPFQEEEVLARINSQLTIQAQKRLLEKDKKLLQIKQQKLEEEIKQRKEAELILSQSRAFIFSILNSSLDGIAALEAVRNDKTGEIEDFRCVLVNPITANFFNLKTENLIDKLLFKEFINKKKYDLLKYLVKVVENDSIIKKDIKLVHNRKKNWFHITAVKLGDGFSITIRDITARKNLELKLNRLATIDSLTNVYNRQSFDFRLKNEWFRCDRAQKPLSLILCDVDYFKLYNDFYGHQAGDKCLKTVASIMDTIAKRSSDFLARYGGEEFAIILPNTPSQGALIIANTIKTEVENAHLVHHKSKISQYITLSLGVATVTPSCNYSPEDLLNSADKALYKAKKNGRNRVVADTLNPL from the coding sequence ATGACTTTCGATGAACTATCAACAGAAAATGATTTAATTGGAAGTATTTTGATCGTTGATGATCAACCTGCTAACTTAAGGGTATTAGCTACTATGTTAAAGGGTAAAAAGTATAAGGTAAAAAAAGCCCAAGATGGAGAAACCGCCCTTATGGCGGCTCTATCAAATCCGCCTGATTTAATTTTGCTTGATATTTTGATGCCCATTATGCATGGTTATGAAGTGTGTCAAAAACTAAAATCGAATCCTCTTACTCAGCACATTCCTGTAATATTTATTAGTGCTTTAAACGATGTTTTTGATAAAATAAAAGCCTTTGAAATAGGAGCAGTTGACTATATAACAAAACCATTTCAAGAGGAAGAAGTTTTAGCCAGAATAAATAGTCAATTAACCATTCAAGCTCAAAAAAGACTATTAGAAAAAGACAAAAAATTATTACAAATTAAGCAGCAGAAATTAGAAGAAGAAATTAAACAAAGAAAAGAAGCTGAATTAATTTTGTCTCAATCACGGGCTTTTATTTTTAGTATTCTTAATTCTTCCCTTGATGGTATTGCAGCCCTTGAAGCAGTAAGAAATGATAAAACAGGGGAAATTGAGGATTTTCGTTGTGTTTTAGTTAATCCTATTACAGCTAACTTTTTTAATTTAAAAACAGAAAATTTAATCGATAAATTACTTTTTAAAGAATTTATTAATAAAAAAAAATATGATTTACTAAAATATCTTGTGAAAGTGGTAGAAAATGATAGTATCATCAAAAAAGATATTAAGCTCGTTCATAATAGAAAGAAAAATTGGTTTCACATTACCGCTGTTAAATTAGGAGATGGTTTTTCCATTACTATTCGAGATATTACCGCTCGAAAAAATTTGGAATTAAAATTAAATAGACTAGCAACTATCGATAGTTTAACAAATGTCTATAACCGACAGAGCTTTGATTTTCGTCTCAAAAATGAATGGTTTAGGTGCGATCGCGCCCAAAAACCTTTATCATTAATATTGTGTGACGTAGATTACTTTAAACTATATAACGACTTCTATGGACATCAAGCAGGGGATAAATGTCTTAAAACCGTCGCCAGTATCATGGATACCATTGCAAAAAGGTCATCGGATTTTTTAGCAAGATATGGAGGAGAAGAATTTGCCATCATTTTGCCCAACACACCATCCCAAGGCGCCCTCATCATTGCCAACACCATTAAAACAGAAGTAGAAAACGCTCATCTTGTCCACCACAAATCAAAAATTAGTCAGTATATCACCCTCAGTTTAGGAGTTGCCACCGTCACCCCTTCCTGCAACTATTCTCCCGAAGATTTGCTTAACAGTGCAGACAAAGCATTATACAAAGCAAAAAAAAATGGTCGTAACAGAGTCGTCGCCGATACATTAAACCCTCTTTAA
- a CDS encoding ammonia channel / histidine kinase / response regulator, which yields MTDLQWLLICAGLVFLMQPGFMCLESGLTRSKNNINVAVKNLADFGISVALFWCFGYAIMFGASSLGLIGTEGFFLNVDTDMELGAFFLFQAMFCSTATTIVSGAVAERLRFDSYIIIAILVSGLIYPLFGHWVWNGLELDTMMGWLGKLGYIDFAGCSVVHGVGAWVGLATLLIIGPRTGRFNSDGKKNKIHGANLPLSVLGVMLLWIAWFGFNGGSVLVFNNQVALILVNTLMGGVAGMISSCIFTWYREKIPQVESLMNGAIAGLVSITASCHIISTSEAVIIGGVGGILMVIVKNFIEYHYIDDAVDAVAVHGAAGVWGILAVALFAKPELLNTGLSLFNQFLVQLLGALVCFIWAFGISWLILSGVNRFFPLRVSVEEEITGLNVSEHQAKTEVYDLMNIIDQQTQTQDLSLRVPIEPFTEVGHIAFRYNQLIDSLEKSTETLQANNLELAQAKERAEVANKTKSIFLANMSHELRTPMNAILGFSQIMMRSKSLDSEQLENISIINRSGNYLLNLINNVLDLSKIEAGKMMLNLKNIDLYHLLDEVDDLLHLKAEEKNLQLTFNIDDNVPRYIRTDETKLRQVLINIINNAIKFTEEGGVKITVKVVNTNHVNQSMFYDDVDYQDYPNVRIDFAIEDSGIGIAEKDISKVFDAFIQTEVGRNSQEGTGLGLSISRKFVQLMGGDINLRSILGKGTIFNFDTVAKIININEVEVSETYHTKRVIGLKNKQPSYRILVVDDRPVNRLLLVKLLQPLGFELKEAINGQEAIAIWQQWKPHLIWMDMRMPVMDGYEATKYIKSVGGNPTAIIALTASVLEEEKAIVMSAGCDDFVRKPFRESVIFDVMAKHLGIKYIYEQETIAPSSKFHEPLTIEELEKMPSSWLDKLYKAVIDLDDDLVLELISEIPQNFENLAKKLIYLVNNFQLSQIRKLIEKIN from the coding sequence ATGACAGACTTACAATGGCTGTTGATATGTGCTGGGTTAGTCTTTCTGATGCAACCCGGATTTATGTGCCTAGAATCGGGTTTAACTCGCTCAAAAAATAATATCAATGTAGCCGTCAAAAACCTCGCTGATTTTGGTATATCCGTTGCCCTCTTTTGGTGTTTTGGCTATGCCATCATGTTTGGGGCATCCTCCTTGGGATTGATAGGCACAGAGGGCTTTTTTCTCAATGTTGATACGGACATGGAATTAGGGGCTTTTTTCCTTTTTCAAGCCATGTTTTGTAGTACCGCCACCACCATCGTTTCCGGTGCCGTGGCAGAGAGACTCAGGTTTGACTCTTATATTATCATTGCCATCCTCGTTTCAGGGTTAATTTATCCTCTTTTTGGTCATTGGGTTTGGAATGGACTTGAATTAGACACAATGATGGGATGGTTAGGAAAATTAGGTTATATCGACTTTGCTGGTTGTAGTGTAGTCCATGGTGTTGGTGCATGGGTAGGATTGGCAACTTTATTGATTATAGGGCCTCGTACAGGACGTTTTAACTCTGATGGAAAGAAAAATAAAATCCATGGGGCCAATTTACCTCTTTCGGTGTTGGGAGTAATGTTGTTATGGATTGCTTGGTTTGGTTTTAATGGGGGCAGTGTCTTAGTCTTTAATAACCAAGTCGCTCTAATTTTAGTTAATACCCTCATGGGGGGAGTAGCTGGAATGATTAGTAGTTGCATTTTTACATGGTATCGAGAAAAAATTCCCCAAGTGGAATCCTTGATGAATGGTGCGATCGCAGGTTTGGTGTCCATCACCGCCTCTTGTCATATCATATCCACCTCTGAGGCGGTAATCATTGGTGGAGTGGGAGGTATTTTGATGGTCATAGTCAAAAATTTCATAGAATATCATTATATAGACGATGCAGTGGATGCGGTGGCTGTCCATGGCGCTGCTGGGGTTTGGGGTATTTTAGCCGTGGCACTTTTTGCTAAACCAGAATTATTAAATACGGGGTTATCTCTTTTTAATCAATTTTTAGTACAACTACTAGGGGCGCTGGTATGTTTTATCTGGGCTTTTGGAATCAGTTGGTTAATTCTTTCGGGGGTTAATCGTTTTTTTCCCCTTCGAGTATCGGTGGAGGAGGAAATTACAGGGTTAAATGTTTCTGAGCATCAGGCAAAAACAGAGGTTTATGATCTTATGAATATCATAGATCAACAAACCCAAACCCAAGACCTGAGTTTAAGAGTACCTATCGAACCTTTTACAGAGGTAGGACACATTGCTTTTCGTTACAATCAATTAATCGATAGTTTAGAAAAATCTACGGAAACATTACAAGCGAATAATTTGGAGTTAGCCCAAGCCAAGGAAAGGGCTGAGGTGGCAAATAAAACTAAAAGTATTTTTCTTGCTAATATGAGCCATGAATTACGTACTCCCATGAATGCTATTTTGGGATTTTCTCAAATTATGATGCGCTCTAAAAGTCTCGATTCTGAGCAATTAGAAAATATTAGTATTATTAATCGTAGTGGTAATTATCTTTTAAATTTAATTAATAATGTTTTGGATTTATCGAAGATTGAGGCTGGAAAAATGATGCTCAATCTTAAAAATATTGACTTATATCATTTACTTGATGAAGTTGACGATTTATTACATTTAAAGGCAGAGGAAAAAAATCTACAATTAACTTTTAATATTGATGATAATGTACCTCGATATATTCGTACGGATGAAACTAAATTACGTCAAGTTTTGATTAATATTATTAATAATGCCATTAAGTTTACAGAGGAAGGAGGAGTAAAAATCACTGTAAAAGTAGTTAATACTAATCATGTTAATCAGTCTATGTTTTATGATGATGTAGATTATCAAGATTATCCTAATGTTAGAATAGATTTTGCCATTGAAGATTCGGGAATAGGCATTGCGGAGAAGGATATTAGCAAGGTTTTTGATGCCTTTATTCAAACAGAGGTGGGCAGAAATAGTCAGGAAGGTACAGGGTTAGGACTTTCTATCAGTCGCAAATTTGTTCAGCTGATGGGAGGAGATATTAATCTTAGAAGTATCCTCGGAAAAGGTACTATTTTTAATTTTGATACTGTCGCTAAAATTATTAATATTAATGAGGTAGAAGTATCAGAAACTTATCATACAAAAAGGGTCATTGGTTTAAAAAACAAACAACCTTCATATCGTATTTTAGTAGTTGACGATCGCCCTGTAAACCGACTTTTGCTAGTAAAATTATTACAACCTTTAGGATTTGAATTAAAAGAGGCTATTAATGGTCAAGAGGCGATCGCAATTTGGCAGCAGTGGAAACCTCATCTGATTTGGATGGATATGCGAATGCCTGTCATGGACGGCTATGAAGCCACCAAGTATATTAAAAGTGTAGGGGGAAATCCCACCGCTATTATCGCCCTTACTGCCAGTGTACTAGAAGAAGAAAAGGCGATCGTTATGTCCGCTGGATGTGACGATTTTGTCAGAAAACCATTCAGAGAGTCTGTTATCTTTGATGTCATGGCAAAACATCTCGGTATTAAATATATTTATGAACAAGAAACCATCGCCCCATCATCAAAATTTCATGAACCTCTAACCATTGAAGAATTAGAAAAAATGCCTTCTAGTTGGTTAGACAAACTATATAAAGCCGTAATTGACTTAGATGATGATTTAGTTTTAGAATTAATTTCAGAAATTCCTCAAAATTTTGAAAATTTAGCTAAAAAATTAATCTACCTAGTCAATAACTTTCAACTATCACAAATCAGAAAATTAATTGAAAAAATCAATTAA
- the pdhB gene encoding pyruvate dehydrogenase E1 component beta subunit PdhB, which translates to MAETLMFNALREAIDEEMARDESVFVLGEDVGIYGGSYKVTKGLYEKYGEFRVLDTPIAENSFTGMAVGAAMTGLRPVIEGMNMGFLLLAFNQISNNAGMMRYTSGGNFKIPTVIRGPGGVGRQLGAEHSQRLEAYFQAVPGLKIVACSTAYNAKGLLKSAIRDDNPVLFFEHVLLYNHKENLPEHEYTLPLDKAEVVRKGKDVTILTYSRMRHHCTQALKQLEKEGYDPEIIDLISLKPLDMETIGESIRKTHKVIIVEECMKSGGIGAELTASINDQLFDELDAPVVRLASQDIPTPYNGTLERLTIVQPNQIVEAVQKIMNGQI; encoded by the coding sequence ATGGCAGAAACTTTGATGTTTAACGCTTTGCGTGAAGCTATTGACGAAGAAATGGCAAGAGACGAAAGCGTATTTGTCCTCGGAGAAGACGTAGGAATTTATGGTGGATCGTACAAAGTTACCAAAGGATTATACGAAAAATACGGTGAATTTAGAGTATTAGACACCCCCATCGCCGAAAACAGTTTTACTGGGATGGCTGTAGGTGCTGCCATGACAGGGTTACGCCCCGTTATTGAGGGTATGAACATGGGCTTTTTGCTCCTTGCTTTTAACCAAATTTCTAACAATGCAGGGATGATGCGCTACACCTCTGGAGGAAATTTCAAAATTCCTACGGTCATCAGAGGGCCTGGGGGTGTGGGTAGACAACTGGGGGCTGAACACTCCCAAAGACTAGAAGCCTATTTCCAAGCAGTACCTGGTTTAAAAATCGTTGCTTGTTCTACTGCGTATAATGCCAAAGGATTATTAAAATCAGCTATTAGAGACGATAACCCCGTTCTATTTTTTGAACACGTTTTATTATATAACCATAAAGAAAATCTCCCCGAACACGAATACACTCTACCTTTAGATAAAGCAGAAGTTGTCCGTAAAGGAAAAGATGTTACTATTTTGACCTATTCGAGAATGAGACACCATTGCACCCAAGCTCTCAAACAGTTGGAAAAGGAAGGTTACGATCCAGAAATTATCGATTTAATTTCTCTCAAACCCCTGGATATGGAAACCATTGGGGAGTCTATTCGTAAAACCCACAAGGTTATTATTGTGGAGGAATGTATGAAAAGTGGTGGTATTGGGGCAGAGTTGACCGCATCGATAAATGATCAACTGTTTGATGAGTTGGATGCGCCTGTGGTGCGTTTGGCTTCCCAGGATATTCCTACCCCCTATAATGGAACTTTAGAAAGATTAACCATTGTTCAACCTAATCAAATTGTAGAAGCGGTTCAAAAAATCATGAATGGTCAAATTTAA
- the secD gene encoding preprotein translocase subunit SecD, with protein sequence MERQRAFIILIIVMVVTAIVTLVNLPLQLGLDLRGGSQLTIQLQTTDEVPEITEDRLEAVRQVIDRRVNGLGVSEAVVQSVGEDRILVQLPGVDNPEQAERVLGGTAQLDFRTQTDDPQIQAQINVRQQELQQLLVTFQEIEDPEERENQLSVIEEKQEELRTLSENLYVRSELNGEKLRRASYQPTQQPNVWEVVLEFDNEGGQLFAELTKDIAGTGRTLGIFLDGELISAPSVSAEYASTGIMGGRASISGGSPGFTLDGAKELALQLEGGALPVPVEIVENRIVGATLGQDSIRRSVIAALAGLGLVLVYMAVYYRLPGILADFALMIYGLLTLACFSLAGVTLTLPGIAGFILSIGMAVDANVLIFERTREELRAGKTLYRAVESGFSRAFSSILDSNVTTLIACAALFWLGAGLVRGFALTLAIGVVVSMFTALTCSRTFLLIAVLGFPSVRQKPQLFCPDLKTKNP encoded by the coding sequence GTGGAAAGACAAAGAGCTTTTATCATATTAATTATAGTCATGGTGGTAACGGCGATCGTCACCCTTGTAAATTTACCCCTACAGTTGGGATTAGATTTAAGGGGAGGCTCTCAGCTAACCATTCAACTACAGACCACTGATGAAGTACCAGAAATTACAGAAGATCGTCTCGAAGCCGTTAGACAAGTAATTGATAGACGGGTTAACGGATTAGGCGTTTCTGAAGCCGTGGTACAGAGTGTGGGAGAAGACCGTATTTTGGTACAACTGCCGGGGGTTGATAACCCTGAACAGGCAGAAAGAGTCCTCGGAGGTACTGCCCAGCTTGACTTTAGAACCCAAACTGATGATCCTCAAATACAGGCTCAAATTAACGTTCGTCAACAGGAATTACAACAACTTCTCGTTACTTTTCAGGAAATAGAAGATCCCGAGGAAAGGGAAAATCAGTTGAGTGTGATTGAGGAAAAACAAGAAGAACTTCGCACCCTTTCTGAAAATTTGTATGTTAGAAGTGAATTAAATGGAGAAAAATTACGCCGTGCTAGTTATCAGCCCACCCAACAACCGAACGTGTGGGAGGTGGTTTTAGAGTTTGATAATGAAGGGGGACAGTTGTTTGCAGAGTTAACCAAAGATATTGCTGGTACGGGTAGAACATTGGGAATTTTCCTTGATGGAGAGTTAATCAGCGCCCCTAGTGTCAGTGCGGAGTATGCTAGTACGGGTATTATGGGCGGTAGAGCGAGTATTTCTGGGGGTAGTCCTGGATTTACCCTTGATGGGGCTAAGGAGTTGGCTTTGCAACTGGAGGGAGGAGCTTTACCTGTGCCTGTGGAAATTGTGGAGAATCGCATTGTGGGTGCGACTTTGGGCCAAGATAGTATTCGCCGTAGTGTAATCGCTGCTTTGGCTGGGTTGGGGTTAGTTTTGGTGTATATGGCGGTTTATTATCGTCTACCGGGGATATTAGCGGATTTTGCGCTGATGATTTATGGTTTATTAACCCTCGCTTGTTTTTCCCTTGCGGGAGTAACTCTTACTTTACCAGGAATTGCGGGTTTTATCCTTAGCATTGGGATGGCGGTAGATGCTAATGTACTGATTTTTGAACGTACCCGAGAGGAGTTGAGGGCTGGTAAGACTTTATATCGCGCTGTAGAGTCGGGTTTTTCTAGGGCTTTTTCTAGTATTTTGGATAGTAATGTAACTACCCTCATCGCCTGTGCTGCTCTTTTTTGGCTCGGTGCTGGTTTAGTGCGAGGTTTTGCTCTTACCCTCGCCATTGGGGTGGTGGTAAGTATGTTTACGGCGCTTACTTGTAGTCGTACTTTCTTGTTAATTGCTGTGTTGGGATTTCCTTCTGTGCGTCAAAAACCTCAACTATTCTGTCCTGATTTGAAAACTAAAAATCCTTAA
- the secF gene encoding preprotein translocase subunit SecF encodes MIQFNVVKWEKIWWSISAILCILSVVAMVVSYTTIGTPLRPSIDFVGGTRLQLELDCSVEGNCDRPLTTNQVREVLEGQNLANSSVQIVGDEQRSLSIRTQTLDVEARTRLAEALTQEIGAFDPESQQIDTVGPSIGQELFTSGILALLVSFFGIVVYLSIRFKTDYAFFAVLALLHDALIALGFFAVLGLTIGVEVDTLFLVAILTIIGFSVNDTVVIYDRIREISKDEHIDAETMNETIVIAVNQTLTRSINTSLTTVLPLVAIFLFGGETLKYFALALIVGFLAGSYSSIFVASTLLGWWRKTINKNKSVAVS; translated from the coding sequence ATGATTCAGTTTAATGTTGTCAAATGGGAGAAGATATGGTGGAGTATCTCTGCTATTTTGTGTATCCTCAGTGTGGTGGCGATGGTGGTTTCCTATACGACTATTGGTACTCCTTTACGTCCTAGTATCGACTTTGTAGGGGGTACTAGATTACAGTTGGAGTTGGACTGTAGTGTGGAAGGTAATTGCGATCGCCCTTTAACCACCAACCAAGTCAGAGAAGTATTAGAAGGTCAAAATTTAGCCAATAGTAGTGTCCAAATAGTAGGAGATGAGCAAAGAAGTTTATCCATTCGTACCCAAACCCTCGATGTAGAGGCAAGAACCAGATTAGCAGAAGCTCTAACCCAAGAAATAGGGGCTTTTGACCCAGAAAGTCAACAAATCGACACCGTAGGACCTAGCATAGGACAGGAGTTGTTTACCTCTGGGATTTTGGCTCTTTTGGTGTCCTTTTTTGGTATTGTGGTATACCTAAGTATTAGGTTTAAAACTGACTATGCTTTTTTTGCCGTTCTTGCCCTTCTCCATGATGCTTTAATCGCCCTTGGTTTCTTTGCCGTCCTAGGTTTAACCATAGGTGTGGAAGTTGACACCCTCTTTTTGGTGGCAATATTAACCATTATCGGTTTTTCTGTTAATGACACTGTGGTAATCTACGATCGCATCAGGGAAATCAGCAAAGATGAACACATCGACGCAGAAACCATGAACGAAACCATCGTCATTGCTGTTAATCAAACCCTCACTCGTTCTATCAATACCAGTTTAACTACGGTTTTACCCTTAGTTGCCATTTTCCTTTTTGGTGGAGAAACTCTCAAATATTTCGCCCTAGCTTTAATTGTCGGTTTCTTAGCAGGCTCTTATTCTAGTATTTTTGTGGCTAGTACCCTTTTGGGATGGTGGCGTAAAACCATTAATAAAAACAAGTCCGTAGCTGTGAGTTAA
- a CDS encoding sulfate permease, SulP family codes for MQVINPIKFDNLKGDIFGGLTAAVVALPMALAFGIASGAGASAGIWGAILVGFFASLFGGTPSLISEPTGPMTVIVTAVMAELIARNPETGLAMGFTVIMMAGVFQILFGVLKLGKYITMLPYNVISGFMTGIGVILIFLQIAPFLGQETPAGGVIGVIRNLPELITNINPQELALGLITLAILFFYPRKWKAIVPPQLTALLIGTLITVFLLRDYDIRTISTIGEITPGLPKLQMPTWNMENLRLMFVNAIVLATVGCIDCLLTCLVCDSLTRGEHKSNKELIGQGLANIITGVCGGIAGSGATTPSVVAIQAGARSTLASVVRAGVLFIIAIWAAPLTADIPLAVLAGIVLKVGISVIDSGFLKRVHKISWKAAGIVYVVVLLTVFVDLMIAVAVGVFIANILTIEKLSELQSTAVKTITDDDDQILLSDEEKQILDLADNRLLLFHLSGPMIFGVAKAIAREHSAIDNYDVFLVDLSEVPVLGVTSSLAIENAIHEAIDLGREVIVVGATGKVKRRLEKLGIAGLIPGHHWMGDRLTALQEGLNIVRAKQSLDPSTEQVAVDS; via the coding sequence ATGCAAGTAATCAATCCAATCAAATTTGATAACCTCAAAGGGGATATTTTTGGAGGTTTAACCGCAGCAGTGGTGGCATTACCCATGGCATTAGCCTTCGGGATTGCTTCTGGTGCTGGGGCTTCAGCTGGAATTTGGGGAGCTATCCTTGTGGGGTTTTTTGCTTCCTTGTTTGGGGGTACACCAAGCCTAATTTCTGAACCTACTGGTCCAATGACAGTTATCGTCACAGCGGTGATGGCTGAATTGATCGCGCGCAATCCAGAAACAGGTTTAGCCATGGGCTTCACTGTCATTATGATGGCAGGAGTTTTCCAGATTCTTTTTGGAGTCTTGAAACTGGGAAAATATATCACCATGCTTCCCTACAACGTCATCTCAGGTTTCATGACAGGTATCGGGGTCATTCTCATTTTCTTACAAATTGCCCCATTCTTGGGTCAAGAAACCCCGGCAGGAGGGGTGATTGGAGTTATTAGGAATCTTCCTGAATTAATCACAAATATTAATCCTCAAGAGTTGGCACTGGGTTTAATTACCCTCGCCATTTTATTTTTCTATCCTCGCAAATGGAAAGCTATTGTACCTCCTCAGTTAACGGCTTTGTTGATTGGTACATTAATCACTGTTTTCCTTTTGAGAGACTATGATATTCGCACCATCAGTACCATCGGTGAAATTACCCCTGGTTTACCCAAGTTACAAATGCCTACTTGGAATATGGAAAATTTACGACTTATGTTTGTCAATGCCATTGTCTTGGCAACGGTGGGTTGTATTGACTGTTTATTAACCTGTTTGGTGTGTGATAGTTTAACCCGTGGTGAGCATAAATCGAATAAAGAATTAATTGGTCAAGGACTGGCGAATATCATCACTGGTGTTTGTGGGGGTATTGCTGGTTCTGGGGCTACAACCCCTAGTGTGGTAGCAATTCAGGCAGGTGCACGTTCGACTTTAGCGAGTGTGGTAAGGGCAGGGGTTTTATTCATTATTGCTATCTGGGCAGCGCCCTTAACCGCTGATATTCCTTTAGCTGTGTTGGCGGGCATTGTGTTGAAGGTAGGTATTAGCGTTATTGATTCTGGTTTTCTCAAACGGGTTCACAAAATTTCTTGGAAAGCGGCAGGAATTGTCTATGTGGTGGTGTTGTTAACGGTGTTTGTAGATTTGATGATTGCGGTGGCTGTGGGGGTATTTATTGCTAATATCTTGACCATTGAGAAGTTATCGGAGTTACAATCTACGGCGGTTAAAACTATTACGGATGATGATGATCAAATTCTGTTGAGTGATGAGGAGAAACAAATTCTTGATTTGGCGGATAATCGTTTGTTACTTTTCCATCTTAGTGGCCCAATGATTTTTGGGGTGGCAAAGGCGATCGCACGGGAACACAGTGCCATTGATAATTATGATGTATTTTTGGTGGATTTAAGTGAAGTGCCTGTGTTGGGGGTAACTTCTTCCCTTGCCATTGAAAATGCTATCCATGAAGCTATCGATTTAGGTCGTGAAGTTATTGTGGTGGGGGCTACAGGGAAGGTGAAACGTCGTCTCGAAAAACTTGGTATTGCAGGATTAATTCCTGGACACCATTGGATGGGCGATCGCCTGACGGCCTTACAAGAAGGGTTAAACATTGTCAGGGCAAAACAAAGTCTTGATCCTTCTACCGAACAAGTAGCCGTAGATAGTTAG
- a CDS encoding D-glycerate 3-kinase, which yields MNNDLIIKENIKLICDDLDFKNDQEVSKLYNNLWMPLTIHLANQFKEKSQPLLVGILGGQSTGKTTLTKILKYLLTQLNINSETISLDDFYKTYEERKELAKSDPRLIWRGPPLTHDVSLALRVLQSLLQCRPVVIPRFDKSLHGGKGDQIPLRDLKSDKTTNKVDIILFEGWFVGVKPIPEDKFNNPPHPIITEADKQFAKDCNQRLKEYLPLWELIDYQIILNPIDYHYSLPWRQEAEQKMKAQGKTGMSNQEIKEFVEYFWKALHPELFINTLSVSKSLVIKIDQNHFCADYMINNN from the coding sequence ATGAATAATGATCTGATTATAAAAGAAAACATTAAACTAATATGTGATGATTTAGACTTTAAAAATGACCAAGAAGTAAGCAAGTTATATAATAATTTATGGATGCCTCTTACTATCCACTTGGCAAATCAATTTAAAGAAAAATCTCAACCATTATTAGTGGGAATTTTAGGAGGACAAAGTACAGGAAAAACGACTCTAACTAAAATTTTAAAGTATTTATTAACCCAGTTAAATATTAACAGTGAAACTATTTCTTTGGATGACTTTTATAAAACCTATGAAGAAAGAAAAGAGTTAGCAAAATCTGACCCCCGTTTAATTTGGCGTGGCCCTCCCCTCACCCATGATGTATCCTTAGCTTTAAGAGTCCTACAATCTCTATTGCAATGTCGCCCCGTGGTTATTCCTCGTTTTGATAAATCCTTACATGGGGGTAAGGGCGATCAGATACCACTTCGTGATTTAAAATCTGATAAAACAACCAATAAAGTGGATATAATTTTGTTTGAAGGATGGTTTGTAGGAGTAAAGCCCATTCCAGAAGACAAATTTAATAACCCTCCCCATCCTATCATCACCGAAGCCGACAAACAATTTGCCAAAGACTGTAACCAAAGACTAAAAGAATATTTACCTCTTTGGGAATTAATAGACTATCAAATAATCCTAAACCCCATTGATTATCACTACAGTTTGCCTTGGCGCCAAGAAGCCGAACAAAAAATGAAAGCCCAAGGAAAAACAGGAATGAGTAATCAAGAAATCAAAGAATTTGTCGAGTATTTTTGGAAAGCCCTGCACCCAGAATTATTCATCAATACCTTATCTGTAAGCAAATCACTGGTAATAAAAATTGATCAAAATCATTTTTGTGCAGATTATATGATAAATAATAACTAG